A stretch of the Candidatus Binataceae bacterium genome encodes the following:
- a CDS encoding RNA-binding protein has protein sequence MPSKLYVGNLAYSVANGDLEALFSQAGTVQSAAVIMDKFSGQSKGFGFVEMSSAEEASAAIQRFNDTELKGRNIKVNEAKPRESSFGGGNNSGRNRY, from the coding sequence ATGCCCAGTAAATTGTACGTAGGTAATCTCGCTTACTCGGTCGCCAATGGCGATCTCGAGGCTCTCTTTTCCCAGGCCGGAACGGTGCAGAGTGCCGCTGTCATCATGGACAAGTTTTCCGGCCAGTCAAAAGGCTTCGGTTTCGTCGAAATGTCATCCGCTGAAGAAGCTTCTGCGGCAATTCAGCGTTTCAACGATACTGAGCTCAAGGGCAGAAACATAAAGGTGAACGAGGCAAAGCCTCGCGAATCGAGTTTCGGCGGTGGCAACAATAGTGGCCGCAACCGCTATTAA